In Coriobacteriaceae bacterium, a single window of DNA contains:
- a CDS encoding sulfide/dihydroorotate dehydrogenase-like FAD/NAD-binding protein — MYKILEKTQFSEKVFKFRIEAPAIAKHAHAGQFLMVRANETGERVPFTLAGWNGDEGWVEFIFMVIGKTTEMLSTYEAGESLRDVVGPLGVPTEMAEGPCAVIGGGVGLAIAFPVAKHLVETGHEVHAIMGARTKDLLLMEDQFRELLDEDHIHITTDDGSYGEQGVVTAPLERLLQDKAVSQVFCVGPVPMMKFSTLTAQKYDTPITASLNPIMVDGTGMCGCCRVEVGGVTKFACVDGPDFDATLVDWDDLRARQAAYRSEEGESLKAYEEKSCACH; from the coding sequence ATGTATAAGATCCTGGAGAAGACGCAGTTCTCGGAGAAGGTGTTCAAGTTCCGCATCGAGGCGCCCGCAATCGCCAAGCATGCGCACGCTGGACAGTTCCTCATGGTTCGCGCCAATGAGACGGGCGAGCGTGTCCCGTTTACCCTGGCCGGCTGGAACGGTGACGAGGGCTGGGTCGAGTTCATCTTCATGGTGATCGGCAAGACCACCGAGATGCTTTCCACCTACGAGGCCGGCGAGTCGCTGCGCGACGTCGTGGGCCCGCTGGGCGTTCCCACCGAGATGGCTGAGGGCCCCTGTGCCGTCATTGGCGGCGGCGTCGGCCTGGCAATTGCCTTCCCGGTCGCCAAGCACCTGGTCGAGACCGGCCACGAGGTCCACGCCATCATGGGCGCCCGCACCAAGGACCTCCTGCTCATGGAGGACCAGTTCCGTGAGCTCCTCGACGAGGACCACATCCACATCACCACTGACGACGGTTCCTACGGCGAGCAGGGCGTTGTCACCGCTCCGCTGGAGCGCCTGCTGCAGGACAAGGCCGTGAGCCAGGTCTTCTGCGTCGGCCCCGTTCCGATGATGAAGTTCTCGACCCTCACCGCCCAGAAGTACGACACCCCCATCACCGCGTCGCTCAACCCCATCATGGTTGACGGCACCGGTATGTGCGGCTGCTGCCGCGTCGAGGTGGGCGGCGTGACCAAGTTCGCTTGCGTCGACGGCCCCGACTTCGATGCCACCCTGGTCGACTGGGATGACCTTCGTGCCCGCCAGGCCGCTTACCGTTCCGAAGAGGGCGAGTCCCTCAAGGCCTATGAGGAAAAGAGCTGCGCATGCCACTAG
- the gltA gene encoding NADPH-dependent glutamate synthase, with protein sequence MPLVNGRFVADMKSPRTPDNEEPAAERACDFRPVDKGFTEEMALAEAERCLNCKKPFCVEGCPVNINIPRFIEQIRAKDFGGALDTIREDSMLPAICGRVCPQENQCEGKCIRGKKSEPVAIGQLERFLGDRPELASTPKMAPKNGKKVAVVGSGPSGITCAGELARNGFDVTVFEAFFTGGGVLVYGIPEFRLPKAVVKREIDGLEDMGVKFEYNSVVGNMATAEELFEQGFDAIYVATGAGLPKFLNVPGENLPNVFFANEYLTRVNLMKANKFPEYDTPTKHGKNVVVFGGGNVAMDAVRTAKRLGAEHAIIAYRRTEDEMPCRRAELHHAKAEGVEVLPLVSPLEFVAGEDGSVCAVKVQKMELGEPDESGRRRPVPIEGAIEEIPCDVAISAIGTNANPFAKKIGGKMELNKWGYIVADEETGQTTDPRIWAGGDIVTGAATVILAMGAGKKAAASITKSLLGE encoded by the coding sequence ATGCCACTAGTTAACGGTCGTTTCGTTGCCGATATGAAGTCGCCCCGCACCCCCGATAACGAGGAGCCGGCTGCCGAGCGCGCTTGCGACTTCCGCCCCGTCGACAAGGGCTTCACCGAGGAGATGGCGCTGGCCGAGGCCGAGCGCTGCCTCAACTGCAAGAAGCCGTTCTGTGTTGAGGGCTGCCCCGTCAACATCAACATCCCCCGCTTTATCGAGCAGATCCGCGCGAAGGACTTCGGCGGCGCTCTCGATACCATCCGCGAGGACTCCATGCTTCCCGCCATCTGCGGCCGCGTCTGCCCGCAGGAGAACCAGTGCGAGGGCAAGTGCATCCGTGGCAAGAAGTCCGAGCCCGTGGCCATCGGCCAGCTCGAGCGCTTCCTGGGTGACCGCCCCGAGCTCGCCTCCACGCCCAAGATGGCCCCCAAGAACGGCAAGAAGGTTGCCGTCGTCGGCTCCGGCCCGTCCGGCATCACCTGCGCCGGCGAGCTCGCCCGTAACGGTTTTGACGTCACCGTCTTTGAGGCCTTCTTTACCGGCGGCGGCGTGCTGGTCTACGGCATCCCCGAGTTCCGTCTGCCCAAGGCAGTCGTCAAGCGCGAGATTGACGGCCTGGAGGACATGGGCGTCAAGTTTGAGTACAACTCCGTCGTGGGCAACATGGCCACGGCCGAGGAGCTGTTCGAGCAGGGCTTCGACGCCATCTACGTGGCGACCGGCGCTGGCCTGCCCAAGTTCCTCAACGTCCCCGGCGAGAACCTGCCCAACGTCTTCTTCGCTAACGAGTACCTCACCCGCGTGAACCTGATGAAGGCTAACAAGTTCCCCGAGTACGACACCCCCACCAAGCACGGCAAGAACGTCGTCGTCTTTGGTGGCGGCAACGTGGCTATGGACGCCGTCCGTACCGCCAAGCGTCTGGGCGCCGAGCACGCCATCATCGCCTACCGTCGTACCGAGGACGAGATGCCCTGCCGTCGCGCCGAGCTGCACCATGCCAAGGCCGAGGGCGTCGAGGTTCTGCCGCTCGTCTCCCCGCTCGAGTTTGTCGCTGGCGAGGACGGCTCCGTGTGCGCCGTCAAGGTCCAGAAGATGGAGCTCGGCGAGCCCGACGAGTCCGGCCGCCGTCGTCCGGTGCCCATCGAGGGCGCCATCGAGGAGATCCCCTGCGACGTCGCGATCTCGGCTATCGGCACCAACGCCAACCCCTTCGCAAAGAAGATCGGCGGCAAGATGGAGCTCAACAAGTGGGGCTACATCGTTGCCGACGAGGAGACCGGCCAGACCACCGATCCCCGCATCTGGGCCGGCGGCGACATCGTCACCGGTGCCGCTACGGTCATTCTGGCGATGGGCGCCGGCAAGAAGGCCGCCGCTTCGATCACCAAGAGCCTGCTGGGCGAGTAA
- a CDS encoding leucine-rich repeat protein — translation MRWTTVRALCRRLTVAAVTLTMVTGSLPAGAFAETLTTDGTFVQADNGQAADAAPADSADAQTSDSASADPAPDAGAADPTVPAAGDTPTPPDSEIASAAGLTGAGQTESTPVATLAIDLVEGKELAEQQKQEETAEAEATWNEDLGLWMTSKGATGVKDEYDDGYVAGEQTPAQYYFSIDSLTNEISIEYGDAGITTLEVPSTIDDKNVVSLTGMGSAALTSIAFAPNSHVRSVGGLGGSSIKEIALPDSVEELKSYAFYKSKTLQTVTWPNNAAFTTIPEQAFKECEQLDDKVVATLPPSVKTIDYLAFAYCGVPQFYVSDTTVLTFTQINVPGTVERIERNAFDGCSHVSSVTIGDGVKYIGAHAFASLDPAIAGKEIVLPKSVEMIEWGAFENTRYGNETNHNAVALRVMNPDLQFGEAGYPGDYNERVTIDGVTYAIPFSEGQTIYAYATDSAGNPSMVKKLADAVADRKDSVDSSKPAYTFEWMGEAAQVTGKLPQSVTATLVQAGQSTPLAVGDDGSFTADALSKTAATLRISLSGYYDMVLARPGDQMTGTWNIGEIKAEDFTKIPASRAIELNVAYLEPVAGQDKTERIELDSLDNIDLTVKSGGKTLKPAKGDKENDYRIQGTALVVSQAIADADQDLEITLEPKDSLKLGGATATVKPSAGKVDIDLKPWGTATVTTKGDYQGANRVLVFRTSDGKLVADGVTHLMGYEDDGTTPIMKAETPRLKAGSYTIVAFNKTSYDIQATSYSTFSRLGLTVGKHIAQKQVKIEDGKQLDVTLDVPTFDVETYRAERGLTAGSVIADSSAVVGAETELRIHYELKDSQAAKIEIPLAKDAVEDVSAGAREAGASSDAMWAATTWEGDNLVLDMKKSAGADVFVRFKPKAAGIYAVSPLITLGEVTLPLGSTTLEVSGSRIEVDNTDVHSLLGNVAYVYAAPCKSVQLTVGTGSSAAKYTGKTNKLGRAKIEYELPQDTLAAERVTLEARVGSTDVAAAAAEVTARNYVRYVPGASVWNFDVTYRGGTQNLVKDGKDTGKGLWTFHHLPQKKNAYWTFDITLEVGNEEAADTLDLYVDCVDGKTVTIPLTQKSREGTRVRYAAEYVDEGYLKLLNEFNKANDSTYVNCGNFEQIFMPQTYRISNAQLMAMLSFDAKASAKKHSAAAEERQQEFSNAVQQWHEYMMDNSFNDVDEAFNDAIDQMVADAFAEEDKDGKEDEAQGGAARKARRDPAASDGEGDGAGNDEAAQFAAELKAAVGGSSALLTQQGDSYGVNVDKMIFEDAYGTSEDWYQELAAAQGANAADAAAIKELVDHASRAEFIAQQAEDLVGQSMGIGQLNQYGSWNDATAAALNKCAGIKASEYNGQSTSGFNDLGQALGSSLSYKAADDDTVKGFKVAAPDGEQTAYIESEFIENSNNNKNQALLFNSIAMQCDILDNLYDNWNVVHSLNNSTIRGWLMAWKRNGDASAHMKLIRTIRSLKSYKIECEMFGQVFKTDAWKAAGQAFPAATQGIGIFTGIYGVNDASKNWENVNVRMQKVKGEREGYELQHTRLLAKPEKTEDDWKCIYALRDAMEKARAFEDLLYRQLCHDSTDVAVGSIMTIAGVLTAGSAGTVVGAAYDAASTSVGSERAIKLTNAECAYDVACEQVERACQNRITVNWGELTDSEVYKANKDGLISDEKMQSIFEARYRNVAAKAAPDPAGVVYEGLLSNTVEGATVELWSADDAAGTNAVRWDAEEYEQDNPLATGADGAYNWNTPTGWYQVRVTKDGYEEARSAWLRVPPIQTEVNIGLVSTAAPEVASAHAYTDCVEVEFTQYMDASDDALVALCAQGLGDVTYAWLDKQDDPNGKPLSRVLRIRYADAREAGSTVAFELDGARNYAGTAMARWASGELVVGVRADKLKLNVEQAVTMLEGSDFELVAHVTDRAGKPFAGAKVSVGLESSAICSVDAIQAVTGEDGAATFALHGALPGLTTLTATVDGTALSKQVDVRVSAEAVRPARPVATIGATTFGAWSPKENYITVPKGTKLELSAEDGATIWYTTNDTCPCRDEGRVKYTEPIALDSNMYVRIAAQRPGMSYSEYSERLNITITVTDEAVPEPTPDPGLKPEPEPTPGDGEQGGGADGSGGTGVPAGGSTSTTTTVTTNKSKGKGENGKKSGGTELASTGDSTAMTVAALGIAGATVAAAGIAATKRRKR, via the coding sequence ATGAGGTGGACTACTGTTCGAGCGCTTTGCCGCCGCCTGACCGTTGCCGCGGTGACCCTCACCATGGTGACGGGCTCGTTGCCCGCGGGCGCGTTTGCCGAGACCCTCACCACCGACGGCACTTTTGTGCAGGCGGATAACGGCCAAGCAGCCGACGCCGCTCCCGCCGATTCGGCTGACGCCCAAACGTCAGACTCTGCTTCCGCCGACCCCGCGCCCGATGCCGGCGCTGCCGATCCCACAGTGCCCGCCGCCGGTGACACCCCTACGCCCCCGGACTCCGAGATTGCATCGGCGGCAGGCCTGACGGGCGCTGGGCAGACCGAGAGCACGCCCGTGGCCACGCTCGCCATCGATCTTGTCGAGGGCAAGGAGCTCGCCGAACAGCAGAAGCAGGAGGAGACCGCCGAAGCCGAAGCAACCTGGAATGAGGATCTTGGGCTCTGGATGACCTCGAAGGGCGCCACGGGCGTAAAGGACGAATACGACGATGGCTACGTGGCCGGCGAGCAGACCCCCGCGCAGTACTACTTCTCGATTGATAGCCTCACCAACGAAATATCTATCGAGTATGGCGACGCGGGCATTACCACGTTGGAGGTGCCCTCGACCATCGACGACAAAAATGTCGTAAGCCTTACGGGTATGGGAAGCGCTGCGCTCACATCGATCGCCTTCGCCCCTAATTCGCATGTCCGCTCGGTTGGAGGCTTGGGCGGCAGCAGCATCAAAGAGATCGCACTGCCCGATTCGGTCGAGGAGCTCAAGAGCTATGCATTCTACAAAAGCAAGACGCTCCAAACGGTAACCTGGCCCAACAACGCGGCCTTTACCACGATTCCCGAGCAGGCCTTTAAGGAATGTGAACAACTTGACGACAAGGTGGTGGCAACGCTGCCGCCTTCGGTCAAAACTATCGACTATCTTGCATTCGCCTATTGCGGCGTGCCACAGTTCTATGTCTCGGACACAACAGTGCTCACCTTTACGCAGATCAATGTGCCGGGCACGGTGGAGCGGATTGAGCGCAATGCCTTTGACGGGTGCTCGCATGTGTCGTCGGTGACGATCGGCGACGGCGTTAAATATATCGGAGCGCACGCGTTCGCCTCTCTTGATCCTGCGATTGCCGGCAAAGAGATTGTGCTACCCAAAAGCGTGGAAATGATAGAGTGGGGAGCTTTTGAGAACACGAGATACGGAAACGAGACGAACCATAATGCCGTTGCCCTGCGCGTGATGAACCCCGATCTTCAGTTTGGTGAGGCGGGCTATCCGGGCGACTATAATGAGCGCGTGACAATCGATGGCGTAACGTATGCGATTCCCTTTAGTGAAGGCCAGACCATCTATGCCTATGCGACCGATTCGGCTGGCAACCCCTCGATGGTCAAAAAGCTTGCCGATGCCGTGGCCGATCGCAAGGACTCCGTCGATTCCTCGAAGCCTGCCTACACGTTTGAGTGGATGGGCGAGGCGGCCCAGGTGACGGGCAAACTTCCCCAGAGCGTGACGGCTACACTCGTGCAGGCGGGGCAGTCCACGCCGCTGGCGGTTGGCGATGACGGCAGCTTTACAGCGGACGCTCTCTCCAAGACAGCAGCCACCCTGCGCATTTCGCTCAGCGGTTACTATGACATGGTGCTGGCGCGCCCGGGCGACCAGATGACGGGCACATGGAATATCGGAGAGATTAAGGCTGAGGACTTTACCAAGATTCCGGCTTCGCGCGCGATTGAACTTAATGTGGCCTATCTCGAACCGGTCGCAGGCCAGGATAAGACCGAACGCATTGAGCTCGATAGTCTCGATAACATCGATCTGACGGTGAAGAGCGGCGGCAAGACGCTTAAGCCTGCCAAGGGCGACAAGGAAAACGACTACCGTATCCAGGGTACAGCGCTCGTGGTGTCGCAGGCCATTGCCGATGCAGACCAGGATCTGGAGATAACGCTCGAGCCCAAAGACAGCCTCAAGCTGGGTGGGGCGACGGCGACGGTGAAGCCTTCGGCCGGCAAGGTCGATATCGACTTGAAACCCTGGGGCACGGCGACGGTCACGACCAAGGGCGACTACCAGGGCGCCAACCGCGTGCTGGTGTTCCGTACGTCCGACGGCAAGCTAGTCGCCGACGGCGTCACCCATTTGATGGGTTACGAAGACGATGGCACCACGCCTATCATGAAGGCCGAGACGCCGCGCCTTAAGGCCGGTTCGTACACCATCGTCGCCTTTAACAAGACGAGCTACGACATCCAAGCGACGAGCTATTCCACGTTTAGCCGCCTAGGGCTGACCGTGGGTAAGCATATCGCGCAAAAGCAGGTGAAGATTGAGGACGGCAAACAGCTCGACGTGACGCTCGACGTCCCCACGTTTGACGTGGAGACGTATCGTGCCGAGCGCGGGCTGACGGCGGGCTCGGTTATCGCTGATTCGTCCGCGGTCGTTGGCGCGGAGACCGAGCTGCGCATTCATTACGAGCTCAAGGACAGCCAGGCTGCCAAGATTGAGATTCCTCTGGCCAAGGATGCCGTCGAGGATGTGTCCGCAGGCGCTCGCGAAGCCGGCGCCAGCTCCGATGCCATGTGGGCTGCCACAACTTGGGAGGGCGACAACCTCGTTCTCGATATGAAGAAGAGTGCGGGCGCCGATGTGTTTGTGCGCTTTAAGCCTAAGGCCGCGGGCATCTATGCCGTCTCGCCGCTTATTACGCTGGGCGAGGTGACATTGCCGCTGGGAAGCACCACGCTTGAGGTTAGCGGATCGCGCATCGAGGTCGACAACACCGACGTTCACAGCCTGCTGGGCAATGTGGCCTACGTTTATGCAGCGCCGTGCAAGAGCGTGCAGCTCACCGTGGGGACGGGCTCGTCGGCTGCAAAGTACACCGGCAAGACCAATAAACTCGGCCGTGCCAAGATTGAATACGAACTGCCGCAGGATACGCTTGCTGCCGAGCGTGTGACGCTCGAAGCGCGCGTGGGCTCGACCGATGTCGCCGCCGCTGCCGCAGAGGTGACGGCTCGCAATTATGTGCGCTATGTTCCGGGTGCTTCGGTCTGGAACTTTGATGTGACGTATCGTGGCGGTACGCAAAACCTGGTCAAGGACGGCAAGGACACCGGCAAGGGCCTGTGGACCTTCCATCATCTACCACAAAAGAAGAATGCCTACTGGACCTTTGACATCACGCTCGAGGTGGGAAACGAAGAGGCCGCCGACACGCTCGACCTGTACGTGGACTGCGTGGATGGCAAGACGGTGACGATTCCTCTGACTCAAAAGTCGCGCGAGGGCACCCGCGTGCGCTATGCGGCGGAGTATGTGGACGAGGGTTACCTTAAGCTGCTTAATGAGTTTAACAAGGCGAATGACTCGACCTATGTGAACTGCGGCAACTTTGAGCAGATCTTTATGCCGCAGACCTACCGCATCTCCAATGCCCAGCTTATGGCCATGCTGAGTTTTGACGCCAAAGCTTCGGCCAAAAAGCATTCCGCCGCGGCCGAGGAGCGCCAGCAGGAGTTCTCGAATGCCGTGCAGCAGTGGCACGAGTATATGATGGATAACTCGTTTAATGATGTCGACGAGGCCTTTAACGACGCGATTGACCAGATGGTCGCCGATGCGTTTGCCGAAGAGGACAAGGACGGTAAAGAGGACGAAGCCCAAGGTGGAGCTGCGCGTAAGGCTCGTCGCGACCCTGCCGCCAGCGACGGCGAGGGTGATGGTGCTGGCAACGACGAGGCCGCGCAGTTTGCGGCTGAGCTCAAGGCCGCGGTCGGCGGGTCGTCGGCGCTGCTGACCCAGCAGGGCGACAGCTATGGCGTCAATGTGGACAAGATGATCTTTGAGGATGCTTACGGCACCAGCGAGGATTGGTATCAGGAACTCGCGGCGGCCCAGGGCGCGAACGCTGCGGATGCGGCCGCCATCAAGGAGCTCGTCGACCATGCATCGCGAGCGGAGTTTATTGCCCAGCAGGCCGAGGATCTGGTGGGCCAGTCGATGGGTATCGGCCAGCTCAACCAATACGGAAGCTGGAATGACGCAACCGCTGCGGCGCTCAACAAGTGTGCGGGCATTAAGGCCAGCGAGTACAATGGTCAGTCGACGAGCGGGTTTAACGATTTGGGCCAGGCGCTCGGCAGCTCGCTGAGCTACAAGGCGGCTGACGACGATACCGTCAAGGGCTTTAAGGTCGCCGCGCCCGATGGCGAGCAGACGGCCTATATCGAGTCGGAGTTTATCGAGAACTCCAATAACAACAAGAACCAGGCGCTTCTGTTTAACTCGATCGCCATGCAGTGTGACATTCTGGACAATCTGTACGATAACTGGAATGTGGTCCATAGCCTCAATAACTCTACGATTCGCGGCTGGCTTATGGCTTGGAAGCGTAACGGCGACGCGAGCGCCCATATGAAGCTCATCCGCACGATCCGTTCGCTCAAGAGCTATAAGATCGAGTGCGAGATGTTCGGACAGGTCTTTAAGACCGATGCGTGGAAGGCGGCCGGCCAGGCGTTTCCCGCGGCGACCCAGGGCATCGGCATCTTTACCGGCATTTACGGCGTGAACGATGCCAGCAAGAACTGGGAGAACGTGAACGTCCGTATGCAGAAGGTGAAGGGCGAGCGCGAGGGCTATGAGCTTCAGCATACGCGCCTGCTTGCCAAGCCCGAGAAGACCGAGGACGACTGGAAGTGCATTTACGCGCTGCGTGACGCCATGGAGAAGGCGCGTGCGTTTGAGGATCTGCTGTATCGCCAGCTCTGCCACGATAGCACCGATGTGGCAGTGGGCTCCATTATGACAATCGCCGGCGTGCTGACGGCCGGTTCGGCGGGTACCGTGGTGGGCGCTGCCTATGATGCGGCTTCGACCAGCGTAGGTTCGGAGCGCGCGATTAAGCTGACCAACGCCGAATGCGCCTACGATGTTGCCTGCGAGCAGGTGGAGCGCGCGTGCCAGAATCGTATTACGGTCAACTGGGGCGAGCTGACCGATTCCGAGGTCTACAAGGCCAACAAGGACGGCTTGATCTCGGACGAGAAGATGCAGTCGATCTTCGAGGCGCGTTACCGCAATGTGGCTGCCAAGGCTGCACCCGACCCTGCGGGCGTGGTGTACGAGGGCCTGCTGTCCAATACGGTTGAAGGCGCGACGGTTGAGCTGTGGAGCGCCGACGATGCAGCCGGCACCAATGCAGTGCGTTGGGATGCCGAGGAGTATGAGCAGGACAATCCGCTTGCAACGGGTGCGGACGGTGCGTACAACTGGAATACGCCGACTGGCTGGTATCAGGTGCGCGTGACCAAGGACGGGTATGAGGAGGCGCGTTCGGCTTGGCTGCGCGTGCCGCCGATTCAGACTGAGGTGAACATTGGCTTGGTGTCGACGGCGGCGCCCGAGGTGGCTTCGGCCCATGCCTATACCGATTGCGTCGAGGTTGAGTTTACGCAGTATATGGACGCGAGCGACGATGCCCTGGTCGCATTGTGTGCGCAGGGCTTGGGCGACGTAACGTATGCGTGGCTCGATAAGCAGGATGATCCCAATGGCAAGCCGCTGTCGCGCGTGCTGCGTATTCGCTATGCCGATGCGCGTGAGGCGGGCTCGACGGTGGCGTTTGAGCTCGACGGTGCTCGCAACTACGCCGGTACGGCCATGGCGCGCTGGGCAAGTGGCGAGCTTGTCGTGGGCGTTCGTGCCGACAAGCTCAAGCTCAACGTGGAGCAGGCCGTGACCATGCTTGAGGGCAGTGACTTTGAGCTGGTGGCGCACGTGACCGATAGGGCGGGCAAGCCGTTTGCGGGCGCCAAGGTTAGTGTTGGGCTGGAGTCCTCGGCTATCTGCTCTGTCGATGCCATCCAGGCCGTGACGGGCGAGGACGGCGCGGCGACGTTTGCGCTGCATGGTGCTCTGCCTGGCTTGACGACGTTGACGGCGACGGTGGACGGCACGGCACTGTCCAAGCAGGTCGACGTTCGCGTGTCTGCCGAGGCAGTGCGACCGGCGCGACCGGTGGCGACGATTGGTGCGACGACGTTTGGTGCATGGTCGCCCAAGGAGAACTACATTACGGTGCCCAAGGGCACGAAGCTGGAGCTTTCTGCCGAGGATGGCGCGACGATTTGGTACACCACCAACGACACCTGCCCCTGCCGTGACGAAGGCCGTGTAAAGTACACCGAGCCCATTGCGCTCGATAGCAACATGTATGTGCGCATTGCGGCACAGCGCCCTGGCATGTCGTACAGCGAGTATTCCGAGCGTCTGAACATTACGATTACGGTGACCGATGAGGCGGTGCCTGAGCCGACGCCCGATCCCGGTCTGAAGCCAGAGCCCGAGCCGACGCCTGGCGACGGCGAGCAGGGCGGCGGTGCGGATGGCTCTGGCGGCACCGGGGTACCTGCAGGCGGTTCGACTTCGACGACGACCACGGTGACGACGAACAAGTCCAAGGGTAAGGGCGAGAACGGCAAGAAGTCCGGCGGCACGGAGCTCGCCAGCACGGGTGACTCCACCGCGATGACGGTCGCCGCCTTGGGCATCGCCGGCGCAACCGTTGCCGCGGCCGGCATCGCCGCGACCAAGCGTCGCAAGCGTTAG